The stretch of DNA GCTCCTGCGTTTTTTGAAGGTGTTCCAGGGTATAAAGAGCAAATGTTTGGTAATCATAGCAAGAAGACAAAGTTTGAGTTTGTCGGTCTTGTGTTGGATTATAATCCAGAAACACAAATCGTTACATTACAACAAAGAAATCATTTTAAACCGGGCGAAGAAGTAGAGTTCTTCGGACCGGAAATTCAAAACTTTACTCATGTGATTGAAAAAATTTGGGATGAAAAAGGTAATGAACTGGATGCAGCTAGACATCCGCTTCAAATTGTACAATTTAAATTGGACAAACCGGTATACCCTAACAACATGATGCGAAAGGAGAACTAGCATGACGCGCAAGCCAGTTGTTATTGGTGTAACCGGCGGCTCCGGCTCCGGAAAAACCAGTGTAACAAAATCTATTTATGAAAGTTTAAAAGATCATTCCATATTAGTTCTTGAACAGGATTATTATTATAAGGATCAAAGTGACCTGCCATTTGAAGAACGATTAAAAACTAACTATGATCACCCACTTGCTTTTGATAATGACTTACTTATTGAACATATTGAACAGCTGCTAAGGTATGAACAGATTGAAAAACCAGTATATGATTATTCCATTCATACCCGTTCAGATAAAGTCATTCCTGTTGAGCCAAAGGATGTAATCATTTTAGAGGGAATCCTCGTACTTGAGGATGAGCGTCTTCGGGATTTAATGGATATTAAACTATATGTTGATACTGATGCGGATTTACGAATAATCCGCCGACTTACTCGTGATATAAGTGAGCGTGGACGTACGTTTGATTCAGTTATCGATCAATATTTAAATGTGGTTCGTCCTATGCATAATCAATTTATTGAGCCAACTAAGCGTTATGCAGATGTCATCATTCCAGAAGGCGGACACAACCATGTTGCCATCGATATAATGGTCACAAAAATTCAAACAATTCTTGAACAAAAGTCAATTTTATGAAACAATAGCAAAAGAACTATCTAAAAATCCGTTTGGATAAATATCTTTTATGCGCGCCCTTACTAAAAAGGACGCGCTGCTATGTATTATGCCGATTGGCATAATATCTACATATATTACATACACAATTCTATTGGGGGATTGTGAAGACTAGAAGGAGTGAGGGTTTTGGCTACAGAGAAAGTATTTCCAATGACACAAGCAGGTAAAGATAAGCTTGTACAAGAAGTTGAGTATTTAAAATCAGTTAAACGTAAAGAAGTGGTAGAAAGAATTAAAATCGCAAGAAGCTTCGGGGATTTGTCTGAAAACTCTGAGTATGATTCTGCGAAAGAAGAGCAAGCCTTTGTAGAAGGTAGAATTACGACCTTAGAAAATATGATTCGCAATGCAAAGATTATCGCTGAAGTTGAAAATGCAAGCGACTCCGTTACATTAGGAAGCTCCGTTACTTTTGTTGAACTTCCTGATGGTGAAGAAGAAACTTATTCAATTGTTGGTAGTGCTGAAGCCGATCCGTTTGAAGGAAAAATTTCTAATGATTCTCCAATTGCCAAAAGCCTATTAGGCAAGAAGGTGGGAGAGCAAGTTTCTGTTCAAACTCCTGGCGGCGAAATGAGTGTACGTATCGTTTCTATTAAATAATGTTTGAAATAAGAAAACCTCGTCAAAACTTTTGACGAGGTGTTTTTTATGTGGAGAAAACGAGCCATTGGCTGGCTGGTCATTTGTATAACAGGATTAGTACTTCTCTTAGTACGTTTAATGCAAATTCAACTAATTGAGACAGAAACCTTTTCAAAGCATAATGTGAACTTGCTTGAGGAAAGTGTGAATCAACGAACACAGGAATTAGTGATTGATAATGGCAGGGGAAATTTTCTTGATCGAAATGGGACGATGCTTACACATAAAAAGGTGTCCGTGCTCGTCTTATTTCCATTTCTAAAAAAGACAGATTGGGACATCGAAAAGGTTTCGACCATTTCAGGAATATCAGTTGATTCATTGAAATTTGCAGTAGATGCGGCAAAAAAACCATTTGCCTTCGGAGACCCAGAGCCTATTGAATTAACAACCTCACAGATGAAAAGAATTAATGAATTAAAAATACCCGGTGTATTTGCCATTGAGAAGAAATTTGAACGTTCTTCCATTCCAGCTGAGCAACTGATTGGACTAACAGGTGAAAATGCAAAGGAATTAAAGGAACGTTATCCAAGTAAAGAGCTATCGGAAAAGACGCTGCTGGGCGTATCAGGCCTTGAAGAGAGCTTTGATGAATTCCTGCTCCCAGAGGGGAAGTCAAAGCTTGTTTACCATGTCGATGGCGGGGGAGCCCCGCTTTTTGGAATAAATGTAAGATATGTGGACCCTGCTAACCCGTTTTATCCTGTAAATATTCGGACTACGATTGATAAAGACTTGCAGCAAAAGGCCGAAGATTTAGTCGATCAGTATCAGATTAAAAAGGGGGGACTTGTTCTCCTTAATATTGAGGATAATAGTGTGTTAGCGATGGTTTCACGCCCGGCTATCAATAAAAAAGACCCCTATAATGGAGCAGGAATTACGAATTTGATGGTAAAGCAGCAGATTATGGGATCCGTTTTTAAGACGGTGGTTGCTGCAGCTACTATGGATCGTAACTTAGATGACCCAACCCGGCTTTTTGATTGTAGTAAAAAGATTAATGGAAAACCAGAATTAAAATATAATTATGGAATGTTGAACTTTACAAATAGTTTTGCAAGAAGCTGTAATCGGACGTTCGGGGAACTGGCAAAGGAATTGCAGAAGACGGATCCACATCTACTCGAGGATTATGCAGATAAATTATCTCTAACTGGTTCGGTGGGCTGGCAAGGTGAAGTGTATCATACCAGTGACTTCAAGCAGCTAGCGGATGAAGATAAAGGGAGGGTGTTTTTGTCTGACGAGGCAAGAAAGGATCCTAATTTTATTGCTATGTCAGGTATTGGACAGCACGAGGTTCGGGCTACTCCATTAGCTGTCGCTAACATGATGGCCACCATTGCAAGGGGCGGTAAAAAGGAAATGGTAAGAGCAGTTTCAAAAATAGAATATAAAAATGGGACAACGATGGTAGATTTCCCTGAGGAGAGCATAAAGGGGGATTCTATCTCACCTTATACAGCCATGAAACTGCAAAAATTGCTACGTGAAGTAATTATTAATCCAAATGGGACTGGAAGATGGTTTAAAGATCTTCCATATGAAGTAGCAGGTAAATCAGGTACGGCTGAAACGGGTAAATTTAAAGATGGGAAGCAATTGCATAATAAATGGTTTGCTGGTTATTTTCCATTTCAATCGCCCAAATATGCGTTAGTAGCAGTTAATTTGGATGTAATAGATTCGGAAGGCGGGGTAAATTTATTGTTCGCGGATATGGTGAAAGCACTCTATGAAAAAGATGTAGAAAAAGAGTAGTGCGACTATTATCTCTTCATGTTCTGTTAAAATCATGTTAGAATATTGAGAGCCTTTATTTTAGGAGGAAATAGTATGACTAATGATTTTAATTCTAACTCGCGGTCTGGATACCGGTCGAAAAGAAAAAAAACGAACCTTGTCTTAAATAGTTTAATCATCATTGTACTCTTACTAATATTATTCGTGGCATACAATATTTTTGCTTCAGGAAATGATCATGCAGCACCTAAGAAAGATAGTACAAAAACTGAGCAAAAACAAACGGAACATACAGAGAAGCAAGCGGAGAAAAAAGAGAAAACTGAGGCAGACGATGAGAGTTCATCTGATCAAGTATCTGAAGAAGAACAACAAAGTGAGGAAGCTTCGACAACTGAACAGACAGATGAATCACAGGAAGTGGTTACTGATGGAGGAAGTTCTTCAAATGTACTTAAGACGATTGAAAATCCCAGCTGGAAGCCTGTAGGGACAACCCAATCTGGTGAGCATACCGCTGTATACGATACAAATTCAGTCGATTGGCAGGAAATGCTAGAGGCGGTATCCTATGCCACTGGATTAGATGGAAGCAACATGACGGTATATTGGCTGGGTAGAGATAAGTCCACTCAAAATGGTTCGTTTGCTACCGTTGCTTCAAAAGATAAGCAACAAAAATATAATGTGTATCTTCAGTGGGTAGACGGCGAAGGCTGGATGCCTACACGAGTTGAAGAATTAGCGGAAATTGTTAGATGATACGTGAAAACGAGGTTGACTATAGAGTCAGCCTCGTTTATTTTTTCTTAAAATGTACTACTGCTGTAAAATAGGTTTGTCCATTTTCATTCACATGCATTTGGTGTGATACGGAGTGGACTCCCAGCATAATTGCCCGGTTCTCATCAATTTGTGACTCAATTTTTTTCTGTAAGGTTTTAAGGCTAGTTGCCTCAAAAAACTCCACTTTATCTTCGATTAAATCAAATTGGAAATTCATAAAATCAGTCCTTTCATCTTTTATTTTAGTTAGTTATTTATCATCTAGCAATGAATTGTTGAATAAAAGTGAGTACTATGATAACATGTTTTAGGATTAATTCATAGTATACGTATAGGATTAATGCGGAGTGTTCGGGAGTGTGAGAATACAGGCTTACTATGGCAAGCATCTTTAAAAAGATGGTAGAATAGTGTTTGCGGATACGATGCTTAAAACAGAGGAAGATTATAAGCAGTCAAACGTTAAAACACAATGAAAGAGGTCATATAATGAAAATCGCAATTATCGGAGCAATGGAAGAGGAAGTAACGTTACTAAGAGATCATATCGAAGGGAAAACACAAGAAACGGTAGCTGGCTGTGAATTTACGTTCGGTACCATGCATGGTGTAGATGTGATCTTACTCCGTTCAGGAATTGGCAAGGTGAACGCAGCAATGTCTACAACTATCTTACTTGAAAAATATAAGCCTGATTATATTATAAACACTGGTTCTGCTGGTGGGTTCAACCCGGCTCTTAATGTTGGTGATGCAGTCATTTCAACTGAAGTTCGTCATCATGATGTAGATGTAACAGCTTTTGGATATGAATACGGGCAGGTTCCACAGCTTCCAGCTGCATTTTTAGCAGATGAGAAGTTAATTGCGGTCGCTGAAAAAGCATCAAAGGAACTGGAAAAGTTTCAGATTGTCAAAGGCTTAATTGTTACTGGTGACTCCTTTATGGAAGACCCGGCAAGAGTCGAATTTGTCCGTTCGAAATTTAATGATTTACAAGCAGTTGAAATGGAGGCAGCGGCGATTGCGCAAGTAGCCCATCGGTTTGGAGTTCCTTTCGTTATCATTCGTTCTCTTTCTGATATTGCTGGTAAAGAATCAGAAGTATCTTTTGATCAATTTATTGATAAAGCAGCAACTAATTCTGCTACATTGGTTATGAATATGGTGGCAGCGTTAAAATAGGTCACAGGAGTGGGGAAATGAAGGTCTATAAAAATGTTCATGAATTAATTGGGCATACACCAATGGTTGAAATCACTCAATTTCATTTGCCTGACGGTGTTCGTATCTTCGCGAAACTTGAATTTATGAATCCTGGGGGTAGTGTCAAAGACCGACTTGGAATGGAACTGCTGGATGAGGCATTTTCTAGTGGAAAGCTGCGTAAAGACGGAACAGTCATAGAGCCAACCGCTGGAAATACGGGGATCGGATTAGCTCTAGCAGCAATAAACAAAGGTATACAGGTTATTTTGTGTGTTCCTGAAAAGTTCAGTATAGAAAAGCAGGAATTAATGAAAGCACTTGGGGCGAAAATCGTTCATACCCCTACGGAAAAGGGAATGAAGGGAGCAATTGCAAAGGCAAAGGAACTTGTTAACGAGATTCCAGGAGCCTATTGCCCTCAGCAATTCGGAAACCCTAAAAACCCAGAAACGTATTATAAAACGCTTGGTCCAGAAATTTGGGAGCAGCTTGAAGGACAATTACATGTGTTTGTCGCTGGTGCGGGTACAGGTGGAACATTCATGGGTACGGCCCGTTACTTAAAAGAACAGAGCGAGAAAGTAAAAACAGTCATTGTAGAACCTGAGGGTTCCATTTTAAACGGTGGTGAATCAGGTCCACATAAAACAGAAGGTATTGGGATGGAATTTTTGCCAAAATATATGGATGCAAATTACTTTGATGCCATTTATACCGTGTTGGATGAACATGCTTTCCGTCTCGTTAAAGAAATAGCAGCGAAGGAAGGCCTTCTTGTCGGTAGTTCGTCAGGTGCTGCATTTCACGCTGCACTAAAAGAAGCCCAAATATCACCGCCTGGTACCAATATCGTCGTTATTTTTCCAGACGGTAGCGAACGATATTTAAGCAAAAAGATTTTTGAAGGGGGTATTTAGAATGAAAAGGAAAACACAATTGATTCATGGCGGAATTAGCCAGGATCCAGCAACAGGAGCGGTATCCTTTCCCATCTACCAAGTTAGTACGTATAAGCAAGAAGGAGTAGGGGGACATAAGGGATTTGAATATTCAAGGACTGGAAACCCTACAAGGAATGCCCTAGAAGTGTTAATTAAAGATATTGAAGGCGGTACGGCAGGTTTTGCCTTTGGTTCAGGTATGGCGGCAATCACTGCGGTTATCATGTTATTTAATAGCGGCGATCACGTCATTCTTACTGATGATGTCTATGGTGGAACATTCCGCGTGATGACAAAGGTATTAAACCGATTTGGAATCGACTCTACTTTTGTTGATACTAGTAATTTAGACAATATTAAAAGTGAAATCAGACCGAATACAAAGGCGATATATTTAGAAACACCAACAAACCCATTACTAAAAATTACGGATATTGAAGCAGCTGCAAAGCTTGCAAAAGAACATCAGCTATTGACCATTGTAGATAACACTTTCTCCACACCATATTGGCAAAACCCAATAGAGCTTGGAGCCGATATTGTCCTGCACAGTGCGACAAAATACATTGGTGGACATAGTGATGTGGTGGCTGGTCTAGTGGTTGTGAAAAGTGATAAATTGGCAGAAGATCTTCATTTTGTTCAAAATTCTACGGGCGGTGTTTTAGGACCACAGGATTCTTGGTTATTAATCCGTGGGATCAAAACTTTAGGGATCCGTATGGAAGAAACGGAAGCGAATACTGCTGAGATTGTGAAGTTTTTACAATCACATCCAAAGGTGAAGAAGGTATTTTACCCTGGTATTGAATCACATCCAAATCATGAGATTGCTAAAAAACAAGCAAGAGGCTTTGGTGGAATGGTCTCTTTTGATGTAGGAAGTGCTGAAAATGCAGATCAATTATTAAGTAAAATTAAATACTTTACTTTGGCAGAAAGTCTTGGTGCGGTCGAAAGCTTAATATCTGTTCCAGCCCGAA from Bacillus sp. SLBN-46 encodes:
- the udk gene encoding uridine kinase; the protein is MTRKPVVIGVTGGSGSGKTSVTKSIYESLKDHSILVLEQDYYYKDQSDLPFEERLKTNYDHPLAFDNDLLIEHIEQLLRYEQIEKPVYDYSIHTRSDKVIPVEPKDVIILEGILVLEDERLRDLMDIKLYVDTDADLRIIRRLTRDISERGRTFDSVIDQYLNVVRPMHNQFIEPTKRYADVIIPEGGHNHVAIDIMVTKIQTILEQKSIL
- the greA gene encoding transcription elongation factor GreA — its product is MATEKVFPMTQAGKDKLVQEVEYLKSVKRKEVVERIKIARSFGDLSENSEYDSAKEEQAFVEGRITTLENMIRNAKIIAEVENASDSVTLGSSVTFVELPDGEEETYSIVGSAEADPFEGKISNDSPIAKSLLGKKVGEQVSVQTPGGEMSVRIVSIK
- a CDS encoding penicillin-binding transpeptidase domain-containing protein; its protein translation is MWRKRAIGWLVICITGLVLLLVRLMQIQLIETETFSKHNVNLLEESVNQRTQELVIDNGRGNFLDRNGTMLTHKKVSVLVLFPFLKKTDWDIEKVSTISGISVDSLKFAVDAAKKPFAFGDPEPIELTTSQMKRINELKIPGVFAIEKKFERSSIPAEQLIGLTGENAKELKERYPSKELSEKTLLGVSGLEESFDEFLLPEGKSKLVYHVDGGGAPLFGINVRYVDPANPFYPVNIRTTIDKDLQQKAEDLVDQYQIKKGGLVLLNIEDNSVLAMVSRPAINKKDPYNGAGITNLMVKQQIMGSVFKTVVAAATMDRNLDDPTRLFDCSKKINGKPELKYNYGMLNFTNSFARSCNRTFGELAKELQKTDPHLLEDYADKLSLTGSVGWQGEVYHTSDFKQLADEDKGRVFLSDEARKDPNFIAMSGIGQHEVRATPLAVANMMATIARGGKKEMVRAVSKIEYKNGTTMVDFPEESIKGDSISPYTAMKLQKLLREVIINPNGTGRWFKDLPYEVAGKSGTAETGKFKDGKQLHNKWFAGYFPFQSPKYALVAVNLDVIDSEGGVNLLFADMVKALYEKDVEKE
- a CDS encoding YrrS family protein, whose amino-acid sequence is MTNDFNSNSRSGYRSKRKKTNLVLNSLIIIVLLLILFVAYNIFASGNDHAAPKKDSTKTEQKQTEHTEKQAEKKEKTEADDESSSDQVSEEEQQSEEASTTEQTDESQEVVTDGGSSSNVLKTIENPSWKPVGTTQSGEHTAVYDTNSVDWQEMLEAVSYATGLDGSNMTVYWLGRDKSTQNGSFATVASKDKQQKYNVYLQWVDGEGWMPTRVEELAEIVR
- a CDS encoding DUF2536 family protein, giving the protein MNFQFDLIEDKVEFFEATSLKTLQKKIESQIDENRAIMLGVHSVSHQMHVNENGQTYFTAVVHFKKK
- the mtnN gene encoding 5'-methylthioadenosine/S-adenosylhomocysteine nucleosidase, whose product is MKIAIIGAMEEEVTLLRDHIEGKTQETVAGCEFTFGTMHGVDVILLRSGIGKVNAAMSTTILLEKYKPDYIINTGSAGGFNPALNVGDAVISTEVRHHDVDVTAFGYEYGQVPQLPAAFLADEKLIAVAEKASKELEKFQIVKGLIVTGDSFMEDPARVEFVRSKFNDLQAVEMEAAAIAQVAHRFGVPFVIIRSLSDIAGKESEVSFDQFIDKAATNSATLVMNMVAALK
- a CDS encoding cysteine synthase family protein; amino-acid sequence: MKVYKNVHELIGHTPMVEITQFHLPDGVRIFAKLEFMNPGGSVKDRLGMELLDEAFSSGKLRKDGTVIEPTAGNTGIGLALAAINKGIQVILCVPEKFSIEKQELMKALGAKIVHTPTEKGMKGAIAKAKELVNEIPGAYCPQQFGNPKNPETYYKTLGPEIWEQLEGQLHVFVAGAGTGGTFMGTARYLKEQSEKVKTVIVEPEGSILNGGESGPHKTEGIGMEFLPKYMDANYFDAIYTVLDEHAFRLVKEIAAKEGLLVGSSSGAAFHAALKEAQISPPGTNIVVIFPDGSERYLSKKIFEGGI
- a CDS encoding bifunctional cystathionine gamma-lyase/homocysteine desulfhydrase; the protein is MKRKTQLIHGGISQDPATGAVSFPIYQVSTYKQEGVGGHKGFEYSRTGNPTRNALEVLIKDIEGGTAGFAFGSGMAAITAVIMLFNSGDHVILTDDVYGGTFRVMTKVLNRFGIDSTFVDTSNLDNIKSEIRPNTKAIYLETPTNPLLKITDIEAAAKLAKEHQLLTIVDNTFSTPYWQNPIELGADIVLHSATKYIGGHSDVVAGLVVVKSDKLAEDLHFVQNSTGGVLGPQDSWLLIRGIKTLGIRMEETEANTAEIVKFLQSHPKVKKVFYPGIESHPNHEIAKKQARGFGGMVSFDVGSAENADQLLSKIKYFTLAESLGAVESLISVPARMTHASIPAERRADLGITDGLVRISVGLEDVEDLIEDLTQALE